The following nucleotide sequence is from Nitrospira sp..
CAATTCCTTCGGGGGCGCAGCCGGTTGCAAGGCCTCACAGAGCTGCAGTGTCGGTTTCGGTCGGAAGAGTCGCTGTAATAGATCGGCGGTCTCCTGAGCCCGTCGCAGGGGGCTGGAAAACAGATGGGTCGGCAACGCGTCCATGGCCAGCAACCCCTTACCGGCCTGGCGCACGCGCGTCACACCCTTGTTCGTCAACGGACGGTCGCGCTCGTTGCCTTTCCACTCCTCGCGTTCCCAGGCGAGGCCATGTCGAAATAAGATGAGCTGCATGGATGGTCATTCCCGATGACATCACCTCAATTTACTGATACAGGAGCGACCGGGGCAACACAAGCCC
It contains:
- a CDS encoding histidine phosphatase family protein is translated as MQLILFRHGLAWEREEWKGNERDRPLTNKGVTRVRQAGKGLLAMDALPTHLFSSPLRRAQETADLLQRLFRPKPTLQLCEALQPAAPPKELLGLLRPLSATSLVLCVGHEPHLSRLAGLLLFGRSGAGLSLKKAGACSIEIDGTVRPGSGTLVWWLTAAQLRALG